The following proteins are co-located in the Microvirga ossetica genome:
- the wrbA gene encoding NAD(P)H:quinone oxidoreductase: protein MAKVLVLYYSSWGHIEQMAYAAAEGAREAGAEVVVKRVPELVPTEIAQAAHYKTDQKAPIATVEELPEYDAIIIGTPTRYGTMTAQMKNFLDQTGGLWAQGKLIGKVGSVFTSTATQHGGQEATILTTLPVLLHHGMVVVGLPYSFQGQMGVDQIRGGSPYGASTVAGGDGSRQPSEIDLDGARFQGKHVAQIAAKLTAK, encoded by the coding sequence ATGGCCAAGGTTCTGGTTCTGTATTATTCGTCCTGGGGGCACATCGAGCAGATGGCCTACGCCGCCGCCGAAGGTGCCCGCGAGGCCGGGGCCGAGGTCGTGGTCAAGCGCGTGCCCGAGCTCGTGCCGACCGAGATCGCCCAGGCAGCCCATTACAAGACCGATCAGAAGGCGCCCATCGCCACGGTCGAGGAGCTGCCCGAGTACGATGCCATCATCATCGGCACGCCGACCCGCTACGGCACCATGACGGCGCAGATGAAGAACTTCCTCGACCAGACCGGCGGTCTTTGGGCGCAGGGCAAGCTGATCGGCAAGGTCGGCTCGGTCTTCACCTCCACGGCCACCCAGCACGGCGGCCAGGAAGCCACGATCCTCACCACGCTGCCGGTGCTGCTGCACCACGGCATGGTGGTGGTTGGCCTGCCGTACTCGTTCCAGGGCCAGATGGGCGTCGACCAGATCCGCGGCGGCTCGCCCTACGGCGCCTCCACGGTTGCCGGCGGCGACGGCTCGCGCCAGCCGAGCGAGATCGACCTCGACGGCGCCCGCTTCCAGGGCAAGCATGTGGCCCAGATCGCAGCCAAGCTCACTGCGAAGTAA